In Lotus japonicus ecotype B-129 chromosome 5, LjGifu_v1.2, one genomic interval encodes:
- the LOC130720919 gene encoding MDIS1-interacting receptor like kinase 1-like produces MIKTNQRFIIRPTLSYIKPHLHSQLLLPQKLEITLSVNIVLSTPSNGGQLRDRSSKNKMQLKPQFSFFFCCIWCFSYAASANDEASTLISIKAGLSDPLNSLHDWKMLDKAQAHCNWTGVQCNSAGAVEKLDLSHMNLSGSISNEIQKLKSLTSLNLCCNGFESSLSKSIVNLTSLKSLDVSQNFFTGDFPLGLGKASGLVTLNASSNNFSGFLPEDLGNASSLETLDIRGSFFEGSVPKSFAGLSKLKFLGLSGNNLTGKIPGELGKLSSLEYMIIGYNEFEGGIPAEFGNLTNLKYLDLAEGNLGGEIPSELGKLRVLDTVFFYKNNFEGKIPPEICNVTSLVQLDLSDNMLSGNIPAAIGQLKNLQLLNFMRNRLSGPVPSGLGSLPQLEVLELWNNSLSGSLPSDLGKNSPLQWLDVSSNSLSGKIPETLCNKGNLTKLILFNNAFSSPIPASLSTCPSLVRVRIQNNFISGTIPVGFGKLGKLQRLELGNNSLSGEIPRDLASSTSLSFIDFSRNNLHSSLPSSIISIPNLQTFIVSNNNLDGEIPDQFQDCPSLGVLDLSSNRFSGSIPPSIASCQKLVKLNLQNNQLSGDIPKALASMTTLSILELANNSLTGQIPENFGMSPALETFNVSHNKLEGHVPENGALKTINPNDLVGNAGLCGGVLPPCGKTPAYSFRHGSSNAKHIIVVWIIGISSIFAIVVATLVARSVYLRWYTEGWCFGRRFSKGSKGWPWRLMAFQRLDFTSTDILSCIKETNVIGMGATGVVYKAEVPQSSTVVAVKKLWRSGSDIEVGNSSDDLVGEVNLLGRLRHRNIVRLLGFLYNDTDVMIVYEFMHNGNLGDALHGKQAGRLLVDWVSRYNIALGIAQGLAYLHHDCHPPVIHRDIKSNNILLDANLEARIADFGLAKMMIRKNETVSMIAGSYGYIAPEYGYSLKVDEKIDIYSYGVVLLELLTGKHPLDQEFVESIDIVGWIRSKIDNKSPEKALDPSVGNCKLVQEEMLLVLRIALLCTAKLPKDRPSMRDVIMMLGEAKPRRKNSGSNETLAASKERLVINTSSPVNGLL; encoded by the exons ATGATCAAAACTAATCAAAGGTTTATAATTAGACCAACCTTATCATATATCAAACCACATTTACATTCTCAATTACTACTTCCTCAAAAACTAGAGATAACACTCTCTGTCAATATTGTTCTGTCGACACCCTCAAATGGTGGACAATTGAGAGACAGATCAAGCAAGAACAAAATGCAGCTGAAACCTcagttttccttcttcttctgttGCATTTGGTGTTTCTCTTATGCTGCTTCTGCTAATGATGAAGCATCCACTTTGATTTCTATAAAAGCAGGTCTCAGTGATCCACTGAATAGTCTTCATGATTGGAAAATGTTGGATAAAGCACAAGCTCATTGTAATTGGACTGGTGTTCAGTGCAATTCAGCTGGAGCTGTAGAGAAGCTTGATCTCTCTCACATGAATCTGAGTGGAAGCATCTCCAATGAGATACAAAAGCTTAAAAGTCTCACTTCTCTCAACTTGTGCTGCAATGGATTTGAGTCATCGTTGTCAAAATCCATAGTCAATCTCACCTCACTGAAGAGTCTTGATGTGAGCCAGAATTTCTTCACAGGTGACTTTCCTTTAGGCCTTGGAAAGGCTTCAGGGCTTGTGACCTTAAATGCATCCAGCAACAATTTCTCTGGTTTTCTTCCTGAGGATCTTGGAAATGCCTCTTCCTTGGAGACACTTGATATCAGAGGCAGCTTCTTTGAAGGGTCAGTTCCGAAATCGTTCGCTGGCTTGAGTAAGTTGAAGTTTCTTGGTTTGTCTGGGAATAATCTCACTGGGAAGATCCCAGGAGAGCTGGGAAAACTTTCATCACTGGAGTATATGATCATTGGGTACAATGAGTTTGAAGGTGGGATTCCAGCAGAGTTTGGAAATCTCACCAATTTGAAGTATCTTGATTTAGCAGAAGGCAATCTTGGTGGTGAAATCCCTTCTGAGTTGGGAAAGCTTAGAGTGTTGGACACAGTTTTCTTCTACAAGAACAATTTTGAAGGCAAGATTCCACCAGAGATTTGCAATGTGACTTCATTGGTGCAGCTGGATCTCTCAGATAACATGTTATCTGGAAATATTCCAGCTGCGATAGGTCAGCTGAAGAATTTACAACTTCTGAACTTCATGCGAAACCGGTTATCCGGTCCCGTGCCTTCTGGCCTTGGGAGCTTGCCTCAGCTAGAGGTGCTTGAGCTCTGGAACAATTCGTTGTCAGGGTCACTGCCTAGTGATCTTGGCAAGAATTCCCCACTGCAGTGGTTGGATGTATCATCCAACTCACTCTCTGGTAAgattccagaaactctttgCAACAAGGGAAATCTCACCAAGCTTATACTTTTCAACAATGCCTTTTCCAGTCCAATTCCGGCAAGCCTATCAACGTGCCCTTCGCTCGTTCGTGTTCGAATCCAAAACAATTTTATATCCGGGACTATTCCTGTGGGTTTTGGCAAGCTTGGGAAGCTTCAAAGGCTAGAATTGGGTAACAATAGTCTTTCTGGTGAAATTCCCCGTGACCTTGCTTCTTCCACATCCCTTTCTTTCATAGATTTCTCCAGAAACAACCTGCACTCTTCTCTTCCTTCCTCTATTATTTCCATtccaaatctgcaaactttcATTGTCTCCAACAACAACTTGGATGGTGAAATCCCAGACCAATTTCAGGACTGTCCCTCACTCGGAGTCCTTGATCTCTCATCGAATCGTTTCTCTGGAAGCATTCCGCCAAGCATTGCTTCATGTCAGAAATTGGTGAAACTAAACCTGCAGAACAACCAATTGAGTGGTGATATCCCAAAAGCATTAGCAAGCATGACCACATTGTCCATTCTTGAACTTGCTAACAACTCTCTAACTGGTCAAATACCTGAAAACTTTGGTATGTCTCCTGCTCTAGAGACATTCAATGTTTCACACAACAAGCTAGAAGGTCATGTCCCAGAAAATGGCGCGCTAAAGACAATAAACCCAAATGATCTAGTAGGCAATGCTGGCCTATGTGGTGGTGTTCTCCCTCCATGTGGCAAAACCCCTGCATATTCATTTAGGCATGGGAGCTCAAATGCAAAGCACATCATTGTGGTATGGATAATTGGAATATCATCAATCTTTGCCATTGTGGTTGCAACTTTGGTTGCAAGATCTGTATACCTAAGGTGGTACACTGAAGGATGGTGCTTTGGAAGAAGATTTTCTAAAGGTAGCAAAGGATGGCCCTGGAGATTGATGGCATTTCAGAGGCTTGATTTTACAAGCACTGACATTTTATCCTGCATCAAGGAAACAAATGTGATTGGCATGGGCGCAACTGGGGTTGTTTACAAGGCTGAGGTACCACAATCAAGCACCGTTGTGGCAGTCAAGAAATTGTGGAGGTCAGGATCTGATATTGAAGTAGGAAACAGTAGTGATGATCTTGTTGGAGAGGTGAATCTTTTAGGGAGGCTAAGGCATAGGAACATTGTTAGACTGCTAGGATTCCTTTATAATGACACTGATGTGATGATAGTTTATGAATTTATGCACAACGGAAACCTTGGAGATGCCTTGCATGGTAAACAAGCAGGGAGGTTGCTCGTAGACTGGGTTTCGCGGTATAACATAGCTCTAGGAATTGCTCAAGGACTTGCTTATCTTCATCATGATTGTCATCCACCCGTTATCCATCGTGACATCAAGTCAAACAATATACTGCTTGACGCAAATCTTGAGGCAAGGATAGCAGATTTTGGGTTAGCCAAGATGATGATCAGGAAGAACGAGACAGTCTCCATGATTGCTGGATCCTATGGATACATTGCCCCTG AATATGGATACTCCTTGAAGGTGGATGAGAAGATTGACATATATAGTTATGGAGTAGTTCTGTTGGAGCTTCTCACAGGAAAGCATCCTTTAGATCAAGAGTTTGTAGAATCTATAGACATTGTTGGATGGATTAGAAGCAAGATAGACAACAAATCTCCAGAGAAAGCATTAGACCCCAGTGTAGGAAACTGCAAGCTTGTTCAAGAAGAGATGCTTTTAGTTCTTAGAATAGCACTTCTTTGCACTGCTAAACTCCCCAAGGACAGACCCTCCATGAGGGATGTTATAATGATGCTAGGAGAGGCAAAGCCAAGGAGAAAGAACAGTGGCAGCAATGAAACATTAGCAGCTAGCAAGGAGAGGCTTGTGATTAACACATCATCACCGGTTAATGGCCTTCTGTAA
- the LOC130720920 gene encoding auxin-responsive protein IAA11-like, whose amino-acid sequence MSTASKDDNLALSSEDSSSPDESELDLGLGLSLSHHAKSHHQHAPYARIFTAKDFSSSAPSPSSSNVAAGTKRAAESLVATNRPSQVVGWPPLPACRMNSFNSQAKSTEVFDPVAEKSKSNNTVVRKGAENGNDNSVINIKDKRHIRSSPFIKVNMDGTPIGRKVDLSAHSSYETLAETLEDMFNESTASITCKGSNGDDRGIIFGGERHSKLLDGSSKFVLTYEDKEGDWMLVGDVPWGMFTGSVRRLRIMRTSEANGLAPRLEEKNSRQKSKPI is encoded by the exons ATGTCAACGGCGTCTAAAGATGATAACTTGGCCCTTTCTTCTGAGGATTCTTCATCCCCAGATGAGTCTGAGCTTGATTTGGGTCTTGGGTTAAGCCTTTCTCACCATGCAAAGTCTCATCATCAACATGCCCCTTATGCTAGAATTTTCACAGCTAAGGATTTTTCTTCTTCAGCACCATCACCCTCCTCCTCCAACGTTGCTGCTGGGACCAAGAGAGCTGCTGAATCTCTTGTTGCTACTAACCGGCCCAG TCAAGTAGTTGGATGGCCTCCCCTTCCAGCATGTAGAATGAACAGCTTTAATAGCCAGGCCAAATCAACTGAAGTATTTGACCCTGTTGCTGAGAAGAGTAAGAGCAACAATACTGTGGTAAGGAAGGGTGCTGAAAATGGCAATGATAATAGCGTAATCAATATCAAAGACAAAAGACACATCAGGAGTTCCCCGTTCATCAAGGTAAACATGGACGGTACACCAATTGGAAGGAAAGTTGATTTGAGCGCCCATAGTTCCTATGAAACCTTAGCAGAAACATTGGAAGATATGTTTAATGAATCAACTGCATCCATCACTTGCAAAG GTTCAAATGGGGATGATCGTGGCATTATTTTTGGAGGAGAAAGGCATTCAAAGTTGTTGGATGGATCTTCCAAGTTTGTGCTCACTTATGAAGACAAGGAAGGAGATTGGATGCTGGTCGGGGATGTTCCTTGGGG GATGTTCACCGGTTCAGTGAGGAGACTACGGATCATGAGAACATCTGAGGCTAATGGACTTG CCCCAAGATTGGAAGAAAAGAACAGCAGACAGAAAAGCAAGCCCATATAG